The Quercus robur chromosome 7, dhQueRobu3.1, whole genome shotgun sequence genome has a segment encoding these proteins:
- the LOC126691202 gene encoding uncharacterized protein LOC126691202 — translation MSKRQIIDAFFKKEKISHSKLRTSVETNVDTSMPNERPPKCSRIESKGIDRDPGLCKQIYEFPINEQDEIRRAYLIAGPYQPRDIKYPYKGPKNHQRCFQSSWFESHSNWLEYSPSTDSIYYLPCYLFRKKPTGHPGSDAFTKKGFNNWKKVKDVMNCSLIGHEGKEPNTPHKIAEKCCEDLLNYSRHIDKLVEKQTSKEMENNQLWLKTSIECARWLAFQACAFKGHDESLDSKNRGNFIELIKHTSTFNENVARVVLENAPRNAKYTSPIIQKEILHILASKVRNAIREEIEDAKFCILVDEVQDESKREQMTIILRFVDKEGFIKERSFHVVHVGDITALTLKNEICVVLSHYNLHIENIRGQGYDGASNMRGEWNGLQALFLKDCPYAYYVHCMTHRLQLALVTASREVKDVHKLFNHLVNIINIVVSSSKRNDEL, via the coding sequence ATGAGCAAACGACAAataattgatgcattctttaagaaagaaaaaattagtcATTCAAAACTTAGGACTtctgtagaaacaaatgttgatacttCAATGCCTAATGAGCGTCCCCCCAAATGTTCAAGAATTGAATCTAAAGGGATAGACCGTGATCCAGGATTATGTAAACAAATATATGAATTCCCTATCAACGAACAAGATGAAATTCGACGTGCTTATCTCATAGCCGGTCCATATCAACCTAGAGACATAAAGTATCCATACAAAGGACCGAAAAATCATCAACGTTGTTTTCAATCTTCGTGGTTTGAATcacattcaaattggttggaaTACTCACCTTCAACAGATTCAATCTATTATCTACCTTGCTACCTTTTTCGTAAGAAACCAACAGGTCATCCTGGATCAGATGCATTCACTAAAAAAGGttttaataattggaaaaaggtGAAAGATGTGATGAATTGTTCTTTAATTGGTCATGAGGGGAAAGAACCTAATACACCACATAAAATCGCTGAGAAATGTTGTGAGGATCTATTGAATTATTCAAGACATATTGACAAACTAGTTGAGAAACAAACATCAAAAGAAATGGAGAATAATCAATTGTGGCTCAAGACCTCAATAGAGTGTGCTCGATGGCTAGCATTCCAAGCTTGTGCTTTTAAAGGTCATGATGAAAGCCTTGATTCAAAAAATCGAGGTAACTTTAttgaattgataaaacacaCATCAACTTTCAATGAAAATGTAGCTAGAGTTGTCTTGGAAAATGCTCCACGGAATGCCAAATATACGTCACCCATAATTCAAAAGGAGATTTTGCATATTCTAGCTAGTAAAGTGCGAAATGCTATTCGTGAAGAAATTGAGGatgcaaaattttgcattctagTTGATGAAGTTCAAGATGAGTCGAAGAGAGAGCAAATGACCATCATTTTGAGGTTTGTTGATAAAGAAGGTTTCATTAAAGAGCGTTCCTTTCATGTTGTGCATGTTGGAGACATTACTGCATTGACTTTAAAGAATGAGATATGTGTTGTCCTTTCTCATTACAACCTCCACATTGAAAATATTCGAGGTCAAGGATATGATGGGGCTAGTAACATGCGTGGTGAATGGAATGGATTACAAGctctttttcttaaagattGCCCATATGCTTATTATGTACATTGCATGACTCATAGGTTACAATTAGCTCTAGTTACAGCATCTAGAGAAGTAAAAGATGTTCATAAGTTGTTTAATCATTTGGTTAATATTATCAATATTGTTGTTAGTTCTAGTAAGCGTAATGATGAATTGTAA
- the LOC126691203 gene encoding uncharacterized protein LOC126691203 has product MIASNEIEIGRGVNQIGTLQQAGDTRWGSHFQSICSLIKMFNATCKVINTIFEEEANYKQRGDAEGAYQVLTLFEFILILHLMKEIMGITNILCQALQQHSQDLLNAMHLVSTTKSLIQKLRDNGWEPLLARVISFCEQHELDILDMNACYTKAEGRYRHQDEDLTMKHHFRIGIFTVAIDFQLQELNSRFCELTIELVILSSALNPKDAFRLFKIVDICNLIKKYYPQDFTE; this is encoded by the coding sequence ATGATTGCTTCTAATGAAATTGAGATTGGAAGAGGTGTAAACCAGATTGGTACTTTGCAACAAGCTGGAGATACTAGGTGGGGATCtcattttcaatctatttgtagtttgattaaaatgtttaatgctACTTGCAAAGTTATCAACACTATCTTTGAGGAAGAGGCTAATTATAAACAGCGCGGTGATGCTGAGGGAGCTTATCAGGTATTAacattatttgaatttattttaatcttgcatTTGATGAAAGAGATAATGGGAATTACTAATATTctttgtcaagctttgcaaCAACATTCTCAAGACCTTTTAAATGCCATGCATTTAGTTTCAACTACAAAATCACTTATTCAAAAGTTGAGAGATAATGGATGGGAGCCTTTACTTGCTAGAGTTATATCATTTTGTGAGCAACATGAACTTGATATTCTTGATATGAATGCTTGTTACACTAAAGCTGAAGGTAGATATCGTCATCAAGATGAAGATTTAACAATGAAACATCATTTTAGAATTGGCATATTTACAGTTGCAATAGACTTTCAATTGCAAGAATTGAACAGTAGATTTTGTGAGCTAACAATAGAACTTGTCATTCTTAGTTCAGCTTTAAATCCCAAAGATGCTTTTAGATTattcaaaattgttgatatatgcaatttgattaagaaatattatCCTCAAGATTTTACTGAATAA